The DNA segment TATCATAGAACGTGACAAGGACGGCAAGGTCCAATCGAGTCGAGTAGATCATGTGGTGGGCGGCGTGCGAATCCGCACTGAGACACTCAAGCTATCCGACTGGATCGCCACCGCGCTGGTGCGCTTTCAAGCAGAGGCAGGACAGAGCGTCATGGCCCGATCTGCCCTCGAAAGGCTTCTGGGTCTGTCATGACCCAGATGGCTGTCCGTCGCAAGACGAGTCTCTGGCGCGAATTGAGCCGGATCGATCTGTTGTTAGCGATCGTGGCGCTAGGGATTGGAGCCTTTGGCGTCATCATGATCTACTCCGCCACCAAGGAACAACTCGTGCATGCGGGCATCTCCGGCCATTACTACTTTGAACGCCAGGCGATTTACTTTCTGCTCGGTGCGGTGGTGATGGTGGTCCTCGCGTTGATCGACTATCAACGGATTGCGCATCTGGCCTATCTCATTTACGGCGCTAGTCTTCTCGGGCTGCTTGCTGTGCTATCGCCGATCGGCACCTCACAACTCGGATCGCAGCGATGGTTCCAACTCGGTCCGATTCAGATACAGCCCTCAGAGTTCGCGCCGATCGGAGTCATATTCGGAGTCGCCGCCTACGTCGCCAATCGAGATGATCCCATCGATCTCCGGGCGGTGATCACTATCCTCCTGATGGGAGGTATCCCGATGGTGTTGGTGATCAAACAGCCTGATCTTGGAACGGGGATCGTCATCGGCATCATCACGGCGCTGATGCTGGTGATGGCGGGTGTCCCAGCGCGTTATCTGCTCGCGCTCGTGGTGGTGGGTGTCGTTGGAGTGATTGCAGTCCTTCATGTGGGTTTCCTCAAGAGTTATCAGCTGCACCGCTTGTTATCCTTTCTTAACCCGAAGGCAGACGCATCGACCTTCGGATATAACCTCGCCCAATCCAAGATTGCCATTGGCTCCGGACATATCTTTGGAGTTGGCTTGTTTAAGGGGTCGCAGACCACTCTGGCCTTTGTGCCTGAACAGCAGACCGATTTCATTTTTACCGCAATTGGAGAACAACTTGGTTTCGTTGGATGCGCCGCTCTCTTGGCAGGGTACGCGATACTGATATGGCGAATGTGGAGCGCAATGCGCTGGGCAAAGGACATCACGGGGACGTTGATCGTGGCCGGTGGGTTGGCTTGGATCGGTTACTCGGTCTTCCAAAACGTGGGTATGACCATAGGGATCATGCCCATTACAGGTATTCCATTGCCGTTGATCAGCTACGGCGGTTCGGCGATGCTCGCCTTTCTCGCGATGGTGGGTCTGGCACTGAATGTAGGGGCCCAGCGTGCCCGTACTAAATCCTGACAGCTTCAATCTCGCCGGCTTCGTGCCCTGCCGGATGGTGCGTGTGGGCGTCGACCTTCCAGAGCCTTTTGCGCGTATCACACTACTCCCGGATGATACCTCGCTCGTGGCGTTTGAGATCCCTATCTCGATCGAACAGGCTCGTCAGCTTTCCCTGATTGTCGCCAAGGAACGAGCACCGAGACCGATGACGACCGAGCTCATGCAGGACATCCTGGCCTCGTATGGGATGGGTGTCAGTTACGTAGCGCTTGAATCCGTCATCGATGGCAATGTGCATGCGATCTTGGCACTCTCAAGCCAGGACGGACGCACGCGCCTGTTCAGTGCTCGGCCATCCGATGCGATCATGTTGGCGCTCCTCCAACCGGTGCCAGCACCCATCCTTGTGTCACCCGCGCTCGTTGGAGAGAGATCCGAGGTAGAGGCTGGGGACGCAGATGGCACCGCACCAGGGGAGGGGAGGGACGCGCTGGATGCAACCCCGTTGTCTGATGCCTCTGCACCTACGCGTCGGGATAGTCGAGACCAAGATCAAGAATAGGTGTGGAGTGGGTGAGTGCACCGACCGCAATATAATCCACCCCGGTTTCGGCGATCGCTCGTAGGCGATCCAGTCCCACGCCACCGGAGACCTCGAGTCGACAACGGCCTCGACTGATCTGTACCGCCTCGGCGATCATTCCAAGTTCCATATTGTCGAGAAGAATGAGATCGACGGCAAGGTCGAGGGCCTGGTGCAGTTGGGTGAGGTTATCGACCTCGACTTCGAGTGGTCGATCCGGGTGCGATAGCCGGGCGCGGGTCACGAGCTCCTCCATGGGCGCGAAGGCGAGATGGTTGTCTTTGATGAGAATACCGTCCCAGAGACCGAGGCGATGGTTGCTGCCACCCCCGCAACGAACCGCATACTTCTCCAAGCTCCGTAATCCCGGAGTCGTCTTACGGGTGTCACGTATGACCGCCTTCGTCCCCACGACGGCTTCGACGTAGCTCCGCGTGGTGCTCGCCACCCCCGAAAGATGGCAGAGGAGGTTGAGCATCGTCCGTTCTGCTGCCAAGACCGTCCGAAGATCACCACGCAGCCAGGCGAGTGTCGCACCGGGTTCCACCATTGTCCCATCGGTGACGATTGGATCATAGGTCGGTGCTGCGGTGCCTAAGCGTTCTGCCACCCGGCCTAGTACCACCGGGGCCACCGTTTGACCAACAAAAACCCCATGGGCCCGGGCGCGCAGTGTCAGCGCTACTACCTGATGAGCTACGAGTGAGCCGGTGAGATCTCCTGCGGTTGAACACGGGCGTAGTTGCCGCGTCGGTGCGACACCATCGGCCCCGGGGAGAGGGTGGGTCTCCTCGGCGGCGGTGACGGGCTCAACGAGATCCTCGTCGAGGGCTAGATCGATGAGGGCCAGATCGACGATAGGGCCCGGGGATAACATCACCATACCCGAGCCTCTCGACGAGGAGTGGACCCGATGGCGAAGGTGAGGCGGTAATGAGGATCCTCAGCTTGTTCATCGGCACGTGTGTGTGCACCGACGGTGCCGTGGCGCTCTTTGGCGGCGATGAGCATCATCGAGACGAGGTGCGATGCCAGAGTGAGTTCATGGGCACTGAAGGGATCCATCTCACAAGTCGCCACGTCGGTGAGCGCCTCGAGGGCAGTCTCGAGCGCCACCGCGTCGCGTTCGATGCCGAGGGCGTCGTCGACGATGCGAGCCAGAGCAATGCGTGATGGCGCCGTGGTTGGTAGGTTGGTGGAGCGTGGGAAGTGGGTTGGAGCTGCGGAGTTGGGAGCGTCGACAAGGTGGCGAGCCGCGCGTCGACCAAAAACCACCCCCTCGAGCAAAGAGTTCGATGCGAGGCGATTCGCGCCATGGATCCCGCTGCTGGCGCATTCACCGATCGCATATAACCCGGGAATACTGGTCTCACCCCATGTGTCAGTCACCACCCCACCAATGGTGTAATGTGCCGCTGGCCGTATCGGCACTGGGCCTGTGACGATCGGATCGTGGCCCCGTTGTCGGGCCTCACGCACAAAAGTCGGGAACCGCTTCTCTAATATCTCCCCTCCGATTGGCCGGGCATCGAGGTAGGCCTGACCGCCATGGCGATACATGGCACGAGCAACCTTGTCTCTGGTGGCGAGCTCTCCGGCGGGATCGCTCGCAAAGAGAAAACGCTTACCCTCCTCATCGACGATCCAGGCCCCCGCTCCGCGGAGCGCCTCTGTCGCTAGCGAGAGTGGAGATTCCGATAGCGCGATGGCGGTCGGATGGAACTGGGTGAATTCGAGATCTGTGGCGATCGCCCCCACACGATAGGCACTCACAATTCCGGTACCAAGGTTGGCGTTGGGAGAGGTGTGATCCCCCCAAAGGCCGGTAGCGCCGCCAGAGGCTAACACGATGCGAGGTGCACGGAGGAGTGTCAAGGCGTTCCGGTGGCTGATCATGATACCGATCACGCCGCTATCATCATTGAGGAGTTCGACCATCGTGCCATCGATCGGTGTCACGTTATCAGCGGCCCGTTGGCGTGCCCCGAGGGCGCTCATGATGGCGGCACCGGTCGCATCACCATCGGCGTGCCAGATTCTTGGCCGTCCGTGGCCGGCTTCGCGTTCAGGCAGTGCCTCAAAGACGACACCTTGATGCTGAAGAAACTCGATAGCGTTCGGCGCCTCGCCGACGAGTAGGGCAACGCGTTCGGGGTCATTCAACTCTCCGCCCGCCACGATGGTATCGCGAAGATGTTCGGCGGGTTCGTCGTCGGCTCCACGGGCTGCGGCCATGCCCCCCTTTGCCCAGTGACTGGAGGTCATGGTAAAGCTTCGGCTGACGATGGCGATGCGCAACGTTGATGGTAACGATAGCGCCACGGTGAGGCCAGCGATACCGGCACCGACCACCACGACGTCGAAGGAGAGGTCGTGACTCGGCGTCATCTGCATCATCAACCCCATGCGCGTAACTCCGGATCGACCATGCGTTCAACGGCTAATCGTGCCTTGGCGGCGATCTCTTGGTCGACGTGGACCTCGCCGACGTGATCGCGCAGCGTCTCGACCAGGCGTTCGGGGGTGACACGGTTCATGTACGGGCACCGTGCACGAGGATTCACGGCCTCAAAGCGCACCGCGGGGTTGGCGCTGATGAGGTCGGACATGATGCCGATCTCGGTAGCGACAAGGACATGGGCCGCCGTCGAACGCTTGGCCTCCTCGATCATCTGGTTGGTAGAGAGGATACGTATCCGCTGGGAAGTGGGTCCGCCACTGGCGTCGGCGAGTTGGTAGAGCGCGGGCGTGGTGCAGCCACACTCCGGATGGATCATCAGGGTGGCGAGAGGATTCTGCGCCATCTTGTCGGCCAAATGTTGAGGGGAGATGTCTGCGTGGACATGGCATTCTCCCATCCAGATATGCATTCCCGGGTGGCCAGTGATCCGTTGTACGTAGGCACCAAGAAACTGATCCGGCAAGAAGAGTACCTCGCGATCCGGAGGGATGGACTCAACTATCTCAACGGCGTTGGCAGAGGTGCAGCAGACGTCGGCGAGGGCCTTGACGGCAGCCGAAGTATTGACGTAGGCCACGACGATGGCCTCTGGGTAGCGGCTCTTCCACTCGATGAGTTCTGCGGTGGTGATCGAGTCAGCGAGGGAACATTCGGCATCCTCGGCAGGCAAGAAGACACGTCTCTCTGGTGAGAGGATTTTGGCAGTCTCGGCCATGAAGCGCACCCCAGCGAAGATGATGGTGGTGGCATCAGTATCACGCGCTCGCTGCGAAAGGTAGAGGGAGTCGCCGGTGAAGTCCGCGAGTTCCTTGACCCATGCGGGCTGGTAGTTGTGTGCGAGAATGACGGCGTTTTGTTCCTCGACCAGCCGAGCAAGCTGCTCCCGGTATCCTGTCATATCCACTGGCGGTGCAATTATGCTCATGATGAGTATTAGTCTATCGACTGTCGTACGGATCGCTACCTTTGGGACTTGCGAACCCGATAGAGTAGAGCGGGTCTTCCCAGTGTCTGGTTGACCGCGATGTCGATCGATTCGAGGTATCCGGAGTCGAGTAGTTTTCGACGAAAATTTTGGGTGTGGAGTCGCACACCGAGCAGCATCTCCGTGCGATGTTGCAGATAGGAGAGGGTGAAGGCGGCCGGTTCAATCTCCTCGATCACGGGTCGTCGATCCAGGGAGTGACGAATCGTCGCCAGGGCCGTGGCGAGGAGGCCTAGATCGTATTGCGAGAGCTGCCCGTTGGCGGCATCGTGTTGGTCGTTGATTCCGCGGGAGGGTTCGTCCAGGTCCGCCTGGCCGTTGCGATGGTCCTCTTGAGGTAGGAGGTGATATAAGGGTGTCCAGATCAGGTCGTCCCCGTTGATGAATTGACTAGTGGTAAAGCCGTAATAGCAGATGTCGATCGCCGGAGGGTGTTGGCTGAGATCTTGGTCCGCGCCGCATTGGGTGAGGGGTGAGATGGTCAGGCCCAGTGTTCGCCGAAGAAACCGCTCGGCGTAGTGCGTGAGTGTTACATCGAGCTCGCCAACGCCAACGCGTAGCAGTGAGAGCCTTGCGCAGGATCGGTTGAGCAGTACGTATGGTTGTTCGTGAGAGAGCAAGAAGGGCACCACGGCGATCGAGATCGGCGGGTGAACATGACATGGGTTCATGGCACAAACGTTACTCGATCGCGTTGTTGGGGTCAGGTTCCATTAGATAATCCAAGCCCAGTCATCGCTCTGTGATGACGTGGACCGGGGTGCGATGTTGTAGTCGCTGCTATTGGGGGTGCATACCCTT comes from the Ferrimicrobium sp. genome and includes:
- the rodA gene encoding rod shape-determining protein RodA — its product is MTQMAVRRKTSLWRELSRIDLLLAIVALGIGAFGVIMIYSATKEQLVHAGISGHYYFERQAIYFLLGAVVMVVLALIDYQRIAHLAYLIYGASLLGLLAVLSPIGTSQLGSQRWFQLGPIQIQPSEFAPIGVIFGVAAYVANRDDPIDLRAVITILLMGGIPMVLVIKQPDLGTGIVIGIITALMLVMAGVPARYLLALVVVGVVGVIAVLHVGFLKSYQLHRLLSFLNPKADASTFGYNLAQSKIAIGSGHIFGVGLFKGSQTTLAFVPEQQTDFIFTAIGEQLGFVGCAALLAGYAILIWRMWSAMRWAKDITGTLIVAGGLAWIGYSVFQNVGMTIGIMPITGIPLPLISYGGSAMLAFLAMVGLALNVGAQRARTKS
- a CDS encoding bifunctional nuclease family protein is translated as MPVLNPDSFNLAGFVPCRMVRVGVDLPEPFARITLLPDDTSLVAFEIPISIEQARQLSLIVAKERAPRPMTTELMQDILASYGMGVSYVALESVIDGNVHAILALSSQDGRTRLFSARPSDAIMLALLQPVPAPILVSPALVGERSEVEAGDADGTAPGEGRDALDATPLSDASAPTRRDSRDQDQE
- the nadC gene encoding carboxylating nicotinate-nucleotide diphosphorylase, with protein sequence MVMLSPGPIVDLALIDLALDEDLVEPVTAAEETHPLPGADGVAPTRQLRPCSTAGDLTGSLVAHQVVALTLRARAHGVFVGQTVAPVVLGRVAERLGTAAPTYDPIVTDGTMVEPGATLAWLRGDLRTVLAAERTMLNLLCHLSGVASTTRSYVEAVVGTKAVIRDTRKTTPGLRSLEKYAVRCGGGSNHRLGLWDGILIKDNHLAFAPMEELVTRARLSHPDRPLEVEVDNLTQLHQALDLAVDLILLDNMELGMIAEAVQISRGRCRLEVSGGVGLDRLRAIAETGVDYIAVGALTHSTPILDLGLDYPDA
- a CDS encoding FAD-binding protein, coding for MMQMTPSHDLSFDVVVVGAGIAGLTVALSLPSTLRIAIVSRSFTMTSSHWAKGGMAAARGADDEPAEHLRDTIVAGGELNDPERVALLVGEAPNAIEFLQHQGVVFEALPEREAGHGRPRIWHADGDATGAAIMSALGARQRAADNVTPIDGTMVELLNDDSGVIGIMISHRNALTLLRAPRIVLASGGATGLWGDHTSPNANLGTGIVSAYRVGAIATDLEFTQFHPTAIALSESPLSLATEALRGAGAWIVDEEGKRFLFASDPAGELATRDKVARAMYRHGGQAYLDARPIGGEILEKRFPTFVREARQRGHDPIVTGPVPIRPAAHYTIGGVVTDTWGETSIPGLYAIGECASSGIHGANRLASNSLLEGVVFGRRAARHLVDAPNSAAPTHFPRSTNLPTTAPSRIALARIVDDALGIERDAVALETALEALTDVATCEMDPFSAHELTLASHLVSMMLIAAKERHGTVGAHTRADEQAEDPHYRLTFAIGSTPRREARVW
- the nadA gene encoding quinolinate synthase NadA, which produces MSIIAPPVDMTGYREQLARLVEEQNAVILAHNYQPAWVKELADFTGDSLYLSQRARDTDATTIIFAGVRFMAETAKILSPERRVFLPAEDAECSLADSITTAELIEWKSRYPEAIVVAYVNTSAAVKALADVCCTSANAVEIVESIPPDREVLFLPDQFLGAYVQRITGHPGMHIWMGECHVHADISPQHLADKMAQNPLATLMIHPECGCTTPALYQLADASGGPTSQRIRILSTNQMIEEAKRSTAAHVLVATEIGIMSDLISANPAVRFEAVNPRARCPYMNRVTPERLVETLRDHVGEVHVDQEIAAKARLAVERMVDPELRAWG